One Micromonospora pallida genomic window carries:
- a CDS encoding DUF7426 family protein, translated as MGAKFGDLDDYWSPGLTLTVRGKEYTLPLPSAELGLWCRRVAAVAGEVNAATGTDEIQAAVAAVEALPELPGGRNITLQERVLGDVYQQMVADRVPDPYIQFCGATAYLWIIAGEEAAQRYWTSGGRPEAPGPANRQERRASGRKTRTDGAAATPPAASTSGTTTRKRSGRSRTRTGSRGRTS; from the coding sequence ATGGGTGCGAAGTTCGGCGACCTGGACGACTACTGGTCACCCGGGTTGACGCTGACGGTACGCGGCAAGGAGTACACCTTGCCGCTGCCGTCGGCAGAGCTGGGACTGTGGTGCCGCCGCGTCGCCGCCGTCGCCGGGGAAGTCAACGCCGCCACTGGCACCGACGAGATTCAGGCCGCGGTCGCTGCGGTCGAGGCGCTCCCCGAGCTGCCCGGCGGGAGGAACATCACCTTGCAGGAGCGGGTCCTGGGCGACGTCTACCAGCAGATGGTGGCCGACCGGGTGCCGGACCCGTACATCCAGTTCTGCGGGGCGACTGCCTACCTGTGGATCATCGCGGGCGAGGAGGCGGCGCAGCGGTACTGGACGTCCGGTGGCCGCCCGGAAGCACCGGGCCCGGCGAACCGTCAGGAGCGCCGGGCCAGTGGCCGGAAGACCCGTACGGACGGGGCCGCCGCGACGCCGCCAGCGGCCTCTACGAGTGGTACGACTACCCGGAAGAGGTCCGGCAGGAGCAGGACGCGGACCGGGTCTCGTGGGCGGACATCCTGA
- a CDS encoding phage tail tube protein, translated as MATTPTTRVTALARRMRVDIDTATYPASQYQQLIGIEELKLIEELRTESDETYEDDGAAREAVTGYNWRIEAKIKHSTNAAGTSIDSVHAFLRNRFNAAKASNVASAEFGVRWYDRNGLAGDSFEGRAYVKAWPHDGGGTGALDTVSVVIQGQGPLTPITNPAASAVPAVTGLNPAGGPTAGGNLVNIYGSKFTGVTGATGVKFGANNATNYTLVSDTHIVATAPAGAAGTVQVTVTTPGGTSPNAPADDYTYA; from the coding sequence ATGGCGACGACCCCCACCACCCGCGTGACCGCCCTCGCCCGGCGGATGCGCGTCGACATCGACACCGCCACCTACCCGGCCAGCCAGTACCAGCAGCTCATCGGGATCGAGGAGCTGAAGCTCATCGAGGAGCTACGCACCGAGTCCGACGAGACCTACGAGGACGACGGCGCGGCCCGGGAGGCCGTCACCGGCTACAACTGGCGCATCGAGGCGAAGATCAAGCACTCGACGAACGCGGCCGGCACCAGCATCGACAGCGTCCACGCCTTCCTCCGGAACCGCTTCAACGCGGCGAAGGCCAGCAACGTGGCGTCGGCGGAGTTCGGGGTCCGCTGGTACGACCGCAACGGACTGGCCGGCGACAGCTTCGAGGGCCGGGCGTACGTGAAGGCGTGGCCCCACGACGGCGGCGGCACCGGTGCCCTCGACACGGTCAGCGTGGTCATCCAGGGCCAAGGCCCGCTGACCCCGATCACCAACCCGGCCGCCAGCGCCGTGCCGGCCGTGACCGGACTCAACCCGGCCGGCGGACCCACGGCCGGCGGCAACCTGGTCAACATCTACGGCTCGAAGTTCACCGGCGTGACCGGTGCGACCGGGGTCAAGTTCGGGGCGAACAACGCCACCAACTACACGCTGGTCAGCGACACCCACATCGTGGCCACGGCCCCGGCCGGTGCTGCCGGCACCGTCCAGGTGACCGTGACGACCCCCGGCGGCACCAGCCCGAACGCGCCCGCCGACGACTACACGTACGCCTGA
- a CDS encoding minor capsid protein, which translates to MAAGDGWTSRLLTGLALHLQAAGIGTWRDSGIYQANEVGITIRGIPTSPDRIITLAPYVVASPPGLADYTQGVQIRVRGTRDPRVAEDLGDSVFDALDSAHGLVWGEIPIVQVYRQSYTALGADANGRWESSHNYYVEAMRPTSNRTD; encoded by the coding sequence ATGGCGGCCGGTGACGGCTGGACCTCACGACTCCTCACCGGCCTCGCCCTGCACCTCCAGGCCGCCGGTATCGGCACCTGGCGGGACAGCGGCATCTACCAGGCCAACGAGGTCGGCATCACCATCCGCGGTATCCCCACCAGTCCGGACCGGATCATCACGCTCGCCCCGTACGTCGTCGCCTCCCCGCCGGGGCTGGCCGACTACACCCAGGGCGTCCAGATCCGCGTGCGCGGCACCCGGGATCCCAGGGTGGCCGAGGACCTGGGCGACAGCGTCTTTGACGCGCTCGACAGCGCTCACGGCCTGGTCTGGGGCGAAATCCCGATCGTGCAGGTGTACCGGCAGTCGTACACCGCGCTCGGCGCCGACGCGAACGGCCGGTGGGAAAGCAGCCACAACTACTACGTCGAGGCCATGCGCCCGACCAGCAACCGCACCGACTGA